Proteins co-encoded in one Nonlabens agnitus genomic window:
- a CDS encoding SCO family protein, giving the protein MKEFLIHNKWRILFMVVLCGGILAAFQYALTPDRQLAVLQPDQFDPSLVDDSMLFVKKYHKIAPFKLINQNGDTITQADYQNKIYVADFFFTTCPSICPVMTKNMTMLQEEFKNDPEVLLLSHSVTPEIDSVQVLREYADRKGVIDAKWNLVTGDRKQIYDLARKSYLAAKKNKYGGENAMIHTENFLLVDKEGRLRGRSYDGTDEEDIKALIEDIYVLKESYQVEE; this is encoded by the coding sequence ATGAAAGAATTTTTGATACATAATAAGTGGCGCATCCTGTTTATGGTGGTGCTTTGTGGTGGGATTTTGGCGGCATTTCAATATGCGCTTACTCCAGATCGCCAGCTTGCCGTGCTACAACCAGACCAGTTTGATCCTTCATTAGTGGACGACAGCATGCTTTTTGTCAAGAAATACCACAAAATTGCTCCGTTTAAATTGATCAATCAAAATGGAGACACGATTACCCAGGCAGATTATCAAAACAAAATCTACGTAGCCGATTTCTTCTTTACCACATGTCCCAGTATTTGTCCCGTGATGACCAAAAATATGACGATGCTACAGGAAGAATTTAAAAATGATCCAGAGGTCTTGTTACTCTCGCACAGTGTCACTCCAGAGATTGATAGCGTCCAGGTCTTAAGAGAATACGCAGATCGCAAAGGTGTGATCGATGCCAAGTGGAATCTGGTCACAGGCGATCGCAAACAGATCTATGATCTGGCAAGAAAATCCTACCTAGCTGCAAAAAAGAACAAATATGGCGGCGAGAACGCCATGATACATACAGAGAATTTCTTGCTAGTGGATAAAGAAGGTCGCCTGCGTGGTCGTTCCTATGACGGCACTGATGAAGAAGATATCAAAGCACTCATTGAGGATATTTATGTGCTTAAGGAGAGTTATCAAGTTGAGGAATAA